From the Purpureocillium takamizusanense chromosome 6, complete sequence genome, one window contains:
- a CDS encoding uncharacterized protein (COG:S~EggNog:ENOG503P31B) yields the protein MPIMAPRRRSLPPKAAASSTTLPSSSLKAPAAVTGLTTPSSSSYATAGGTSPAAGSSSKLYTNAANALAKMTVELGLRAVANQAERLERELKDVVAATARDDAFRREHERRLADMTREVLAVKARIDEAPRGGGSADVELLLERSRREAAEFREQLRKEMGDLRSMMNSVAAQLDSFPSPAEAEAMLASGVAGNHFMGPRASMAGKGFASVCRTDCSVQAPKRRIQEAISSTRRWHSDHKTSRLPDAEFVANYLKQQSKRDPGMAVFIQRAIQRRLQATRRRRLSSRPRSLDEFCRDVTWQDVEEAIVDALVHHEKSAIKALR from the exons ATGCCGA TTATGGCACCCCGGCGTCGCTCCCTCCCACCCAAGGCAGCAGCCTCGTCCACCACACTGCCCAGCTCCTCCCTCAAggctccagcagcagtcACAGGCCTCACAaccccgtcatcgtcgtcctatgcgacggcgggaggaacttcccccgccgccggcagctccAGCAAGTTGTACACCAATGCCGccaacgccctcgccaaAATGacggtcgagctcggcctaCGCGCTGTCGCTAACCAGGCGGAGcggctcgagcgcgagctcaaggacgtAGTCGCGGCGAcagcccgcgacgacgcgttCCGGCGCGAgcacgagcgccgcctcgccgacatgacgcgcgaggtgctcgccgtcaaggctcgtatcgacgaggcgcccaggggcggcggcagcgccgacgtcgagctcctgctagagcgcagccgccgtgaggccgccgagttccgcgagcagctccgcaAGGAGATGGGCGACCTCCGGTCCATGATGAATTCGGTTGCTGCGCAGCTGGATTCGttcccgtcgccggcggaggcggaggcgatgCTCGCGAGCGGCGTTGCGGGTAACCATTTCATGGGGCCGCGTGCCTCGATGGCTGGCAAGGGTTTTGCCTCCGTGTGCCGCACAG ACTGCTCCGTTCAGGCACCCAAGCGGCGCATTCAAGAGGCCATCAGCTCCACCCGGCGGTGGCACAGCGACCACAAGACGTCGCGCCTCCCGGACGCCGAGTTCGTCGCCAACTACCTCAAGCAGCAGTCCAAGCGCGACCCGGGcatggccgtcttcatcCAGCGTGCcatccagcgccgcctgcaggcgacgaggcggcggcgcttgagCTCCCGCCCCCGCTCGCTCGACGAGTTTTGCCGCGACGTGACCTGGCAggacgtggaggaggcgaTCGTGGACGCGCTGGTTCACCATGAAAAGAGCGCCATCAAGGCGCTACGCTGA
- a CDS encoding uncharacterized protein (COG:S~EggNog:ENOG503P6IK), translating into MGEEYGPLVRLWGIQPSQLPVASAGPEELTPFLEALLREALPFIASLPSAPTSPQTTGATDSPWKPHGVKTYPGSTSPVHLYERVVPAGELAAVARAAHRPPGASSADDKARGPETWVARRSVHDDAAARGTASWAEWRRCFKEEHAEAERAFTPTVLSTRVLRAWDCAGVRVRLGDDTWADWTLKVEESTHKLPAPLRNRVFPVVQATAAVEGRREFLVVQVATTTKTTAGGDSGDGETVGGQSGAVLGAYTSVERVREVPGAGDGGVAAVEWVMGTVSDAKGVLPAWVQRMAVPGQVAKDVDMFLSWIAEERTKDKTKVEGGGG; encoded by the coding sequence ATGGGGGAAGAATACGGCCCGCTGGTGCGCCTTTGGGGCATCCAGCCGTCGCAGCTGCCCGTAGCATCCGCGGGGCCGGAGGAGCTCACGCCGTTTCTCGAGGCTCTGTTGCGTGAGGCGCTGCCCTTCATCGCCTCACTGCCTTCCGCACCCACAAGCCCTCAGACCACAGGCGCAACCGACTCGCCGTGGAAGCCGCACGGCGTCAAGACGTACCCTGGGTCCACGTCGCCGGTGCATCTCtacgagcgcgtcgtcccCGCGGGggagctcgcggccgtggcgagggcggcgcaccgcccgcccggcgcgtcgtcggcggacgACAAGGCACGCGGGCCGGAGACGTGGGTCGCGCGGCGGAGCGtgcacgacgacgcggcggcgcgcgggacggcgagctgggccgAGTGGAGGCGGTGCTTCAAGGAGGAGcacgccgaggcggagcgaGCCTTCACGCCCACCGTGCTGAGCACGCGGGTGCTCCGCGCCTGGGATtgcgcgggcgtgcgcgtCCGGCTGGGGGACGACACGTGGGCAGACTGGACgctcaaggtcgaggagtCGACGCACAAGCTGCCGGCACCACTGCGAAACCGCGTCTTTCCCGTGGtccaggcgacggcggcagtggagggCCGACGCGAGTTCCTGGTGGTGCAGgttgcgacgacgacgaagaccacggcgggcggcgacagcggcgacggcgagacggtggGAGGCCAGTCGGGGGCGGTTCTCGGCGCGTATACGAGCGTCGAGCGGGTGCGAGAGGTGCCAGGGgcgggagacggcggcgtggcggcggtggaaTGGGTCATGGGGACGGTATCGGACGCGAAGGGGGTGCTGCCGGCGTGGGTGCAGAGGATGGCCGTGCCGGGGCAGGTGGCCAAGGACGTGGACATGTTCCTGTCGTGGATCGCGGAGGAGAGGACCAAGGACAAGACTaaggtcgagggcggcggcggttga
- the ERG11_2 gene encoding Lanosterol 14-alpha-demethylase (EggNog:ENOG503NW9W~TransMembrane:1 (i21-42o)~COG:Q) produces the protein MGVLQHAASHPLAQQFQSLGLGSQIAVTIAGFVAVAVALNVANQLLFTNPNEPPLVFHWFPFVGSTITYGMDPPTFFRENRAKHGDVFTFILLGKKTTVAVGPAGNDFILNGKLKDVNAEEIYTVLTTPVFGRDVVYDCPNAKLMEQKKFMKIALTTEAFRSYVPIISGEVQSYFKKDPGFKGKTGVVDMPKKMAEVTIFTASHALQGSAIRAKFDTSLAALYHDLDMGFTPINFMLHWAPLPWNRKRDHAQRTVAKIYMDTIQERRANKEQDNELDMMKHLMNSSYKSGIPVPDHEVAHMMIALLMAGQHSSSSTSSWIMLRLAQNPQIMEELYQEQVQALGADLPPLTYEDLAKLPLNQAIVKETLRLHAPIHSIMRAVKQPMPVPGTKYVIPTSHTLLAAPGVSASDPTYFPNPDVWDPHRWEVDSPNAPTIVRNTAVEDEEKIDYGYGLVSKGAASPYLPFGAGRHRCIGEHFANVQLQTIVAETVRLFKFSNVDGGNTLIGTDYASLFSRPLEPANIRWERRD, from the exons ATGGGCGTCCTCCAGCATGCCGCGAGCCACCCGCTCGCGCAACAGTTCCAATCCCTCGGCTTGGGGTCGCAGATTGCCGTGACCatcgccggcttcgtcgccgtcgccgtcgcgctcaaTGTCGCCAACCAGCTGCTCTTCACCAACCCCAATGAGCCGCCTCTGGTCTTCCACTGGTTCCCCTTTGTCGGCAGCACCATCACGTACGGCATGGACCCTCCCACCTTCTTCAGGGAGAATCGCGCCAAG CACGGAGACGTCTTTACATTTATCCTCCTCGGCAAGAAGACGACCGTCGCCGTGGGCCCTGCTGGAAACGACTTTATCCTCAACGGCAAACTCAAGGACGTCAACGCCGAAGAGATTTATACCGTCTTGACGACCCCCGTGTTTGGCAGAGATGTCGTCTATGACTGCCCCAACGCCAAGCTGATGGAGCAGAAGAAG TTTATGAAGATTGCCCTCACGACTGAGGCCTTCCGCTCCTACGTCCCGATCATCTCCGGCGAGGTCCAGTCCTACTTCAAGAAGGACCCCGGCTTCAAGGGCAAAACTGGTGTCGTCGATATGCCCAAGAAAATGGCCGAGGTTACAATCTTCACCGCGTCCCACGCGCTCCAGGGCAGCGCCATCCGGGCCAAGTTTGACACCTCTCTCGCTGCACTCTACCACGACCTGGACATGGGTTTCACTCCCATCAACTTCATGCTTCACTGggctcccctcccctggAACCGCAAGCGTGACCACGCCCAGCGGACCGTCGCGAAGATCTACATGGACACCATTCAGGAGCGCCGGGCCAACAAGGAGCAGGATAACGAGCTGGACATGATGAAGCACCTCATGAACTCGTCGTACAAGAGCGGCATCCCCGTTCCCGACCACGAGGTTGCGCACATGATGATTGCGCTGCTCATGGCCGGCCagcactcgtcgtcgtcgaccagctcCTGGATCATGCTTCGCCTCGCTCAAAACCCCCAGATTATGGAGGAGCTTTACCAGGAGCAGGTCCAGGCCCTTGGCGCCGACCTGCCGCCCCTGACCTACGAGGACCTTGCCAAGTTGCCGCTCAACCAAGCCATTGTCAAGGAGACGCTCCGCCTGCACGCTCCCATTCACTCCATTATGCGCGCCGTCAAGCAGCCCATGCCGGTGCCCGGCACCAAGTATGTCATCCCCACGTCGCAcaccctgctcgccgccccaggCGTCAGCGCCAGTGACCCGACGTACTTTCCCAACCCCGATGTCTGGGACCCCCACCGCTGGGAGGTGGACTCGCCCAACGCCCCGACCATTGTGCGCAacaccgccgtcgaggacgaagagaAGATCGACTACGGCTACGGCCTGGTCAGTAAGGGCGCCGCATCACCGTACCTGCCGTttggcgccggccgccaccgctgcaTCGGCGAGCACTTTGCCAACGTGCAGCTGCAGACCATTGTGGCCGAGACGGTCCGCCTCTTCAAGTTCAGCAacgtggacggcggcaacaCCCTGATCGGCACCGACTACGCCTCGTTGTTCTCGCGCCCGCTAGAGCCCGCCAACATTCGGTGGGAGAGGAGGGATTAG
- a CDS encoding uncharacterized protein (EggNog:ENOG503P1SN~TransMembrane:1 (o339-363i)) has protein sequence MEHQQHQSRHLSPSMSQPAAARSNPGLSHPRRFDESWVEVASQPSSSSLSSIGDEIVTTGLRVGGPYNRRRRLHAPARSVPTQQQQTAIHNAGTSSQEEYEESESEEDPVLSSSNENIQQSQPQAVEDDSDADSDDGDNATALGRASDQPVFRPQPNAFSLPPSHGGPQRSHSASHAMPPHPHSGFTRPSFSQRSQTRIHNGGPSFMSPANAREDNDAALRASLTTLLSCAAAARGLPKTREEAGARRPGGDGVGPSNQPMELRLVQETDLMDDNANHAASTPSPRSRKSPARSPTRVAEGMSADKGKRAVPAGRSPRATKKKKVAADMADDALISPTLLTWVVSAGVVVLVSVVGFGAGYVIGREVGRQEALSASMSGVNDTTQCGREVMRSSGGGLRRLRWGAMGKSIVAQS, from the exons ATGGagcatcaacaacaccagAGCAGACATCTGTCGCCCAGCATGtcgcagcccgccgccgcgagatcGAACCCCGGGCTCTCCCATCCCCGCCGCTTTGAtg AATCATGGGTCGAGGTGGCGTCGCagccatcatcttcatctctCTCCAGCATCGGGGACGAGATTGTCACCACGGGCTTACGAGTTGGAGGCCCGTATaatcgccgacggcgactgcACGCGCCTGCAAGGTCGGTGCCGacgcagcaacagcagacGGCCATTCACAACGCCGGGACGAGCAGTCAGGAGGAATATgaagagagcgagagcgagGAAGATCCGGTCCTCTCCAGCTCCAACGAAAATATACAGCAGTCGCAGCCGCAAGCAGTCGAGGACGACTCGGACGCAGACTCGGACGACGGTGATAATGCGACTGCACTGGGCCGCGCTTCGGACCAGCCCGTCTTCCGTCCGCAACCCAACGCCTTCTCCCTTCCGCCATCTCATGGCGGCCCGCAAAGGAGCCACTCGGCTAGCCACGCCATGCCCCCTCATCCCCATAGCGGCTTCACGCGACCTTCCTTTTCCCAACGCTCGCAGACTCGCATCCACAATGGAGGCCCCAGCTTCATGTCCCCGGCGAACGCCCGTGAGGACAACGATGCAGCCTTGAGAGCGTCCCTCACAACCCTGCTGTcgtgcgctgctgcggcgagggGCCTTCCGAAGACGAGGGAGGAAGCcggggcgcgacggccgggcgGAGATGGCGTGGGCCCGAGCAACCAGCCTATGGAGCTGCGGCTGGTTCAGGAGACAGACTTGATGGACGATAACGCTAACCATGCCGCCTCAACACCGTCGCCCCGCTCTCGAAAGTCGCCCGCTAGGTCGCCTACGAGGGTGGCAGAAGGAATGTCGGCAGACAAGGGCAAACGGGCCGTTCCGGCTGGCAGAAGTCCAcgggcgacgaagaagaagaaggtggcCGCGGACATGGCTGACGACGCGTTGATATCGCCTACGCTGCTTACTTGGGTTGTGAGCGCCGGCGTTGTGGTGCTTGTGTCTGTTGTCGGGTTTGGCGCAGGTTACGTGATTGGGCGGGAGGTTGGGCGGCAGGAAGCGCTGTCGGCAAGCATGAGCGGAGTCAACGACACGACGCAGTGCGGCAGGGAGGTGATGCGCTCGTCTGGAGGCGGATTGCGGAGGCTGAGATGGGGCGCCATGGGCAAGAGCATCGTGGCCCAGTCATAG
- a CDS encoding uncharacterized protein (COG:M~EggNog:ENOG503NW9Q): MSDPFNYSFGWLCALLLEFEASKKFLDEVHQGPAKSKLDPYDENLYALGRIGQQNVVIAAPPADYGFGIACEMALNVRRSFPNITHGLLVGIGGGAPSRTADIRLGDLVVGCPSQRGGDGGIISLRSNEVTFAQGEVSPPPPALARIANRLESEHEALGHQLERSIGEVLSHTTVLDAARFERPDASQDRLHEAHDVHPPDESPGCSVTCGPDPEHLMERVDRGSSQTTLVHYGVIGSCNYVEKDAKARDMLSAARDILCFEMEAAGLVGVFPSLVIRGICDYSDSHKSKEWQGHAAMVAAAYAKQVVEIVGQDDSSDPHTPCLFQEEL; encoded by the coding sequence ATGTCGGATCCTTTCAATTACAGTTTTGGCTGGCTTTGCGCTCTACTACTGGAGTTCGAGGCGTCGAAGAAGTTCCTGGACGAGGTACACCAAGGCCCGGCCAAGTCAAAGCTGGACCCCTACGACGAGAACCTATATGCGCTGGGCAGGATAGGACAGCAGAATGTTGTCATCGCTGCCCCGCCAGCAGACTATGGGTTTGGAATTGCATGCGAGATGGCATTGAACGTACGCCGAAGCTTTCCCAACATCACACATGGCCTATTGGTGGGTATTGGTGGCGGGGCGCCCAGCAGAACCGCCGACATCCGCCTGGGCGACTTGGTGGTCGGTTGTCCATCGCAGCGTGGGGGGGACGGCGGTATTATATCTCTTAGGAGCAACGAAGTGACATTTGCGCAGGGAGAGgtgagcccgccgcctccagcacTCGCCAGGATCGCAAACAGACTGGAAAGCGAACACGAAGCCCTGGGACACCAGCTTGAGCGGAGCATCGGCGAAGTTCTCAGCCACACTACTGTCCTGGACGCCGCCAGGTTCGAGAGACCAGATGCAAGCCAGGACCGGCTCCATGAGGCGCACGATGTCCATCCGCCGGACGAGAGCCCAGGATGTTCGGTAACTTGTGGACCAGACCCCGAGCACCTGATGGAACGAGTCGACCGCGGATCGTCTCAGACGACCTTGGTTCACTACGGGGTGATTGGTTCCTGCAACTACGTTGAGAAAGACGCCAAGGCCCGAGATatgctgtcggcggcgagggatATTCTCTGTTtcgagatggaggcggccgggctTGTGGGTGTCTTCCCGAGCCTTGTCATCCGCGGCATATGCGATTATTCGGACTCGCACAAGAGCAAGGAGTGGCAGGGCCATGCAGCGATGGTGGCCGCTGCGTATGCGAAGCAGGTTGTCGAGATCGTCGGGCAAGACGACAGCTCTGATCCCCATACACCTTGCCTTTTTCAAGAGGAGCTGTAG